In one Cloacibacillus porcorum genomic region, the following are encoded:
- the moaA gene encoding GTP 3',8-cyclase MoaA — translation MAELTELRDDYGRRLNYVRISVTDRCNYRCAYCMPPEGVKCLSHEDILRYEDIKFLCRVFVELGVGKFRFTGGEPLVRKGLVPFLKELHSELPGIKTALTTNASLLGEYSAQLAEAGIHSLNISLDTLDPEKFARITRIGSIEGVFEGIRAARAAGIGNIKLNAVLIRDFNDREIADMLAFSRREGLLLRLIEFMPLQDSVWDKNSFISGEEILRILPGGDAWKRSTAGGSDDGPAQYYFNEKTGDTIGIITAVSNHFCKTCNRLRISAEGNLRTCLFNPHETALKELIRSRETAALREAILRSVHEKPRCWNDINTGNLQMSGIGG, via the coding sequence ATGGCCGAACTGACGGAGCTCAGGGACGACTACGGGCGGCGGCTGAACTACGTCCGCATCTCGGTGACGGACAGGTGCAACTACCGCTGCGCCTACTGCATGCCGCCGGAGGGCGTTAAGTGCCTGAGCCATGAAGATATCCTGCGCTATGAGGATATCAAATTCCTCTGCCGGGTATTTGTGGAGCTGGGGGTGGGGAAGTTCCGCTTCACGGGCGGCGAACCGCTTGTGCGCAAGGGGCTCGTGCCATTTCTCAAGGAGCTTCACTCGGAGCTGCCGGGGATAAAGACCGCGCTGACGACGAACGCTTCACTGCTCGGCGAATACTCGGCGCAGCTCGCGGAGGCGGGGATACACTCGCTCAACATCAGCCTCGATACCCTTGACCCCGAGAAATTCGCGCGTATCACGAGGATCGGCAGTATAGAGGGCGTCTTTGAGGGCATACGCGCGGCGAGGGCCGCCGGTATCGGAAACATCAAGCTCAACGCCGTTCTCATCAGGGACTTCAACGACCGGGAGATCGCGGATATGCTCGCCTTTTCGCGTCGCGAGGGGCTGCTGCTGCGGCTTATCGAGTTTATGCCGCTTCAGGACAGCGTCTGGGACAAGAACTCATTTATCAGCGGGGAGGAGATACTCAGGATTTTGCCCGGAGGCGACGCCTGGAAAAGATCGACGGCCGGCGGCAGTGACGACGGCCCCGCGCAGTATTACTTCAACGAAAAGACCGGCGATACCATCGGGATCATTACCGCGGTCTCGAACCATTTCTGTAAAACCTGCAACCGCCTGCGGATCTCCGCCGAGGGAAACCTGAGAACATGTCTTTTTAACCCTCACGAAACTGCCCTAAAAGAGCTGATTCGGAGTAGAGAGACAGCCGCGCTGCGGGAGGCCATCCTGCGCAGCGTTCACGAAAAACCGCGCTGCTGGAACGACATAAACACCGGCAATCTTCAGATGTCGGGAATTGGAGGATAA
- a CDS encoding SPOR domain-containing protein, whose protein sequence is MVISRKTRARDYKERKPITAFGQVILPLTMIMALALLYLSVKLFFFAPEKLAAERLPYNIPKDEVIAMPDGRQTPADDAFIDDDLEDEVTVTPKKKVKTTPSAKPVQPAVTTVKKPVQTVKTKRDDPPKKNVTTPAPAKPAAKAESGARWDIQIGGFSAKEGAELTVKQAKESGYSVYIVDSVLNGKPFYKVRVRGGSDKKSSQELSKRLAKAGFPVYLVEIKR, encoded by the coding sequence ATGGTGATTTCCCGCAAGACGCGCGCGCGTGACTATAAAGAGAGAAAACCGATCACGGCGTTCGGTCAGGTGATACTGCCGCTCACGATGATCATGGCCCTTGCGCTGCTTTATCTCAGTGTAAAGCTGTTCTTTTTCGCTCCGGAGAAGCTCGCGGCGGAGCGGCTCCCCTATAATATCCCCAAGGACGAGGTCATTGCCATGCCGGACGGCAGGCAGACTCCCGCCGATGACGCCTTTATTGACGATGATCTGGAGGACGAGGTGACGGTCACTCCCAAAAAGAAGGTAAAAACGACTCCGTCCGCAAAGCCGGTACAGCCTGCGGTGACGACGGTGAAAAAGCCCGTGCAGACGGTAAAGACCAAGAGGGACGATCCCCCAAAAAAGAATGTGACGACGCCCGCCCCGGCCAAACCGGCGGCAAAGGCGGAGAGCGGAGCGAGATGGGACATCCAGATCGGCGGCTTTTCCGCGAAGGAGGGCGCCGAGCTCACCGTCAAGCAGGCGAAGGAATCCGGGTACTCCGTATATATCGTGGACTCCGTGCTCAACGGCAAGCCCTTTTACAAGGTGAGGGTGAGGGGCGGGAGCGACAAAAAGTCCTCCCAGGAGCTTTCGAAGCGCCTCGCTAAGGCGGGTTTTCCCGTATATCTGGTAGAGATAAAACGTTAG
- the moaC gene encoding cyclic pyranopterin monophosphate synthase MoaC, whose product MGEYTHFDAEGRPTLVDVSDKAVTKRTAWAEGWLFLPDEIYRTVSQGAVKKGDPFSIAELGGIMGAKRTPDLIPLCHTIRLDNIKVKCDLDHKKKALRITCEATASEVTGVEMEALTGVSVAALTFYDMCKGIDKGMVIKDIRLLRKTGGKSREWNAAGNFVSECASEGGESK is encoded by the coding sequence ATGGGAGAATACACGCACTTTGACGCCGAGGGCCGTCCTACGCTCGTCGATGTCAGCGACAAAGCGGTCACCAAACGCACCGCCTGGGCCGAGGGCTGGCTCTTTCTGCCCGATGAGATATACCGGACCGTCTCGCAGGGCGCGGTGAAAAAGGGAGATCCCTTCTCGATCGCGGAGCTTGGCGGCATCATGGGGGCCAAAAGGACTCCCGACCTCATCCCGCTCTGCCACACGATCAGGCTTGACAACATCAAGGTCAAATGCGACCTGGATCATAAAAAAAAGGCCCTGAGGATCACCTGCGAGGCGACGGCCTCCGAGGTGACGGGCGTGGAGATGGAGGCGCTCACCGGCGTCTCAGTCGCGGCGCTCACCTTCTACGACATGTGCAAGGGGATAGACAAGGGCATGGTGATAAAGGACATCCGCCTGCTGAGAAAGACCGGCGGCAAGAGCAGAGAATGGAACGCCGCCGGGAATTTTGTCTCGGAGTGCGCTTCCGAGGGAGGAGAGTCTAAATGA
- the ftsA gene encoding cell division protein FtsA, translated as MFKKASSYPQNREPDLLVGLDLGTSKVTVVVAEREAEGDEAQVIGVGQAPSNGIRKGLIVNLDQAVRSVRQAVSDAQNMVGQDLSEVTVAFGGGEVTSIRSKGMVSLGRTPRPVMRLDIERVIDAAQADVVVPTNQSILHTIPVEYSLDGNVGIDDPLGMNAMRLDIEVQSIIVPTATIQNVYNCVNKAGLKVSSLVIKPLVSALGVLTPEDALAGAVVVDMGGGTTGVAVFADGRPKHLALLPVGGDHITNDLGSVLRLPLNKAEELKRSVSLRADFDPEETLNFTHLSREYSISKEDLYEIVRCRLEELTDDLIRPEIKAAKISMLPGGILLTGGVSKTGGIDDFILEKMDLPARVAMPVDANRMPPGRNSQEYSSAAGIIKYILERERDPFRYLDNPTIGKTEQLKSTVSYAPPSEGIPIGQKDKDGPGFNPVDAVKKLFGDLF; from the coding sequence TTGTTTAAAAAGGCATCAAGTTATCCGCAGAACAGAGAGCCGGATCTGCTTGTCGGCCTTGACTTGGGGACAAGCAAGGTGACGGTGGTGGTGGCCGAGCGCGAAGCGGAGGGCGACGAGGCTCAGGTCATCGGGGTGGGACAGGCGCCATCCAACGGAATACGCAAGGGACTTATCGTAAATCTTGATCAGGCGGTGCGCTCTGTCCGCCAGGCGGTGAGCGACGCCCAGAATATGGTGGGGCAGGATCTCAGCGAAGTGACGGTCGCCTTTGGCGGCGGCGAGGTCACCAGCATCCGCTCTAAGGGCATGGTCTCTCTCGGACGCACGCCGCGCCCGGTCATGCGCCTTGACATAGAACGCGTTATCGACGCGGCTCAGGCCGACGTCGTTGTTCCTACGAACCAGAGCATCCTCCATACAATACCTGTCGAATATTCTCTGGACGGCAATGTCGGCATTGACGACCCCCTCGGTATGAATGCCATGCGTCTCGACATAGAGGTACAGTCGATAATCGTTCCGACCGCCACCATTCAGAACGTCTATAACTGTGTGAACAAGGCGGGGCTCAAGGTGAGCAGCCTCGTCATAAAACCCCTCGTCTCCGCTCTCGGCGTCTTGACGCCGGAGGATGCCCTCGCGGGCGCGGTCGTCGTCGATATGGGCGGCGGCACCACCGGGGTCGCGGTATTCGCCGACGGCAGGCCGAAACATTTGGCGCTGCTGCCGGTAGGCGGGGATCATATCACGAACGACCTCGGCAGCGTATTGAGGCTGCCGCTCAACAAGGCGGAGGAGCTCAAGCGCTCCGTCTCGCTCAGAGCGGACTTTGATCCGGAGGAGACGCTCAACTTTACGCATCTCTCCCGTGAGTACAGCATCTCGAAAGAGGACCTCTACGAGATAGTCCGCTGCCGTCTGGAAGAGCTTACAGACGACCTCATCCGCCCCGAGATAAAGGCGGCGAAGATCTCCATGCTCCCCGGCGGCATCCTGCTGACCGGCGGCGTATCGAAGACCGGGGGCATCGACGATTTTATCCTTGAAAAGATGGACCTGCCGGCGCGCGTGGCGATGCCGGTGGACGCGAACCGCATGCCTCCCGGCCGCAACAGCCAGGAATATTCGTCGGCGGCGGGCATCATAAAATACATTCTGGAGAGGGAGCGCGATCCCTTCCGTTATCTTGACAATCCGACGATCGGTAAGACGGAGCAGCTCAAGAGCACGGTAAGCTACGCCCCGCCCTCCGAGGGCATCCCGATCGGCCAGAAGGATAAGGACGGTCCGGGCTTCAATCCCGTGGACGCCGTGAAGAAGCTCTTCGGAGACCTCTTCTAA
- a CDS encoding B12-binding domain-containing radical SAM protein, protein MPWALFYPADYSIGSANLGFHYVFQRLRESGVAAERFFASPVPYRSVDADTMLERFSVITASVAYEGDIPAFYRWLSGANIPLLAEERVAGSFPVIGMGGALSYINPLTVSGVCDFIILGDGMEVLDHVIESLRLYEGGCGRRELWRRLSESPNILVPPVDIKDGRLVRGLRIGRSLDLNGPYPVHSAWMTERGAFGKTLLLELQRGCARSCSYCTLPRCFGSMRWRKFEIVERALDEITSRFEVPQAGLVTPEAGDYPFLPQLIDKLINKNIGVSFASLRLDRLSEQMILALSGSGRRSITVAPETGGERLRFGCGKKFTDDLILEKLAMAKEAGIDRVKLYFMIGLPGENDEDITAMTELCRRIIAETGQSLTLSVNPFIPKPGTPWQDEIFSGKHTIRQKYEKIKRDMRTITKKTPQLRLTGIKEAETEFNLAWYGYNESRELAKNIESGITKLPISNKETTGIELGRFM, encoded by the coding sequence TTGCCTTGGGCTCTCTTTTATCCCGCCGACTACTCGATCGGCTCGGCTAACCTCGGCTTTCACTATGTATTTCAGCGGCTGCGGGAGTCGGGGGTGGCGGCGGAGCGCTTTTTTGCCTCACCGGTGCCCTACCGTTCCGTCGACGCCGATACGATGCTTGAACGTTTTTCCGTCATCACGGCGAGCGTCGCCTATGAGGGCGACATTCCCGCCTTTTACCGCTGGCTCTCCGGAGCCAATATCCCTCTGCTCGCGGAGGAGCGTGTCGCCGGTTCATTTCCCGTGATAGGCATGGGCGGCGCGCTCTCCTATATAAACCCGCTCACCGTCTCGGGAGTATGCGACTTTATCATCCTCGGCGACGGCATGGAGGTCCTTGACCATGTCATCGAATCGCTGCGCCTCTATGAGGGCGGCTGCGGACGCCGCGAGCTCTGGCGCAGACTATCCGAAAGCCCCAATATTCTTGTGCCGCCGGTCGACATAAAGGATGGCCGGTTGGTCCGCGGCCTGCGGATTGGCCGTTCCCTCGACCTCAACGGTCCCTATCCGGTGCACAGCGCCTGGATGACGGAGAGGGGCGCCTTTGGCAAAACGCTGCTGCTGGAACTTCAGCGCGGCTGCGCGCGCTCCTGCAGCTACTGCACGCTGCCGCGCTGCTTCGGCAGTATGCGCTGGCGTAAATTCGAAATCGTCGAAAGGGCCCTGGATGAGATCACCTCGCGCTTTGAGGTGCCCCAGGCCGGTCTCGTGACGCCGGAGGCGGGGGACTATCCCTTTCTGCCGCAGCTGATCGACAAACTGATCAATAAAAATATCGGCGTCTCCTTTGCCTCCCTGCGCCTCGACCGTCTCAGCGAACAGATGATCTTGGCCCTCTCAGGCAGCGGCAGGCGCAGTATAACGGTCGCGCCGGAGACCGGCGGCGAGAGGCTGCGCTTTGGCTGCGGCAAAAAATTCACCGACGACCTGATTCTGGAAAAGCTCGCAATGGCGAAAGAGGCCGGGATCGACCGGGTGAAGCTCTATTTTATGATCGGCCTTCCGGGAGAGAACGACGAGGATATCACGGCGATGACGGAGCTTTGCCGCCGCATAATAGCGGAGACGGGGCAGAGTCTAACTCTTTCCGTCAATCCCTTCATTCCCAAGCCCGGGACGCCATGGCAGGATGAAATTTTCAGCGGAAAGCACACAATCAGGCAAAAATATGAGAAAATAAAAAGAGACATGCGAACTATTACTAAAAAAACGCCCCAGCTGAGGCTTACGGGAATAAAAGAGGCCGAGACGGAGTTCAACCTTGCGTGGTACGGGTATAACGAAAGCCGCGAACTCGCGAAAAATATTGAATCCGGTATAACAAAACTGCCCATATCGAACAAAGAGACGACCGGAATAGAGCTCGGACGCTTTATGTAA
- a CDS encoding molybdopterin biosynthesis protein — protein sequence MAVKFPEHITLDEAWGILSLAFEGYSEKFKTKLEISAALGDILTEDISASRNVPHYAASAVDGYALRASDTAGATPATPARLPEGRWQWMNTGAALPDWADAVLMVEDSSQEEGELVVYRSLTPSANVRPLGEDVMAGQIIAREGEPVTPARISLFLCAGIDEVPVKRRVRSLFIPTGDEIISREKWLAQESQRSGTVAESNSLFIAASFKRWGFEVDVAPILPDVPQILREYVEKGTAEYDLVLVGAGSAKGRRDHTIEVFEELGEVLFRGVRMKPGRPAMAAVIAGKPVICLPGFPMSTAVVLWSLVYPLLRQFAGESGDLRQLVRESLGVKDIMETRLLVRHSSSAGIEEWLRMKVARVGDRLYSWALTSGASVLWALAESDGIAMLPASALECERDTRVDVWMTRGVDLDRRVLFQGSDDPAIQLLVTPIRRRGADFASRAVGSMGGLAALSRGECHLAAAHLLDEDTGSYNDVFIERFSKGQKWARILVFYRTQGIIVQSGNPKGINSFHDLCAKDIVFSNRQPGAGTRVLFDHLLKEEGVAPEKIKGYAQICTTHMEAANRVYTGLADATLGIKSAADALGLDFIPITEEPYELVVPEEYLEHPGIRALRASLEDAEWRRKVEEMGGYRWPN from the coding sequence ATGGCAGTAAAGTTTCCCGAACATATAACGCTCGACGAGGCCTGGGGGATACTATCCTTGGCCTTTGAGGGATATTCAGAAAAATTTAAGACAAAACTTGAAATATCGGCGGCGCTCGGAGATATCCTGACGGAGGACATCTCCGCCTCCCGCAACGTGCCGCACTATGCCGCCTCGGCGGTGGACGGTTACGCGCTGCGCGCCTCCGATACCGCGGGGGCTACCCCCGCCACTCCCGCGCGCCTGCCGGAGGGCCGCTGGCAGTGGATGAACACCGGCGCGGCGCTGCCTGACTGGGCGGACGCGGTGCTGATGGTGGAGGATTCCTCACAGGAGGAGGGCGAGCTCGTAGTCTACCGCTCCCTTACGCCCTCCGCCAACGTGCGCCCTCTCGGAGAGGACGTCATGGCGGGGCAGATCATTGCGCGCGAGGGCGAACCGGTGACCCCGGCGCGGATCTCCCTCTTCCTCTGCGCCGGCATCGACGAGGTGCCGGTCAAAAGAAGGGTGCGGAGCCTCTTTATCCCGACAGGGGACGAGATAATCTCCCGCGAAAAATGGCTTGCGCAGGAGAGCCAGCGCTCCGGCACGGTCGCCGAGAGCAACTCGCTCTTTATCGCCGCCTCCTTCAAGAGGTGGGGCTTTGAGGTCGACGTCGCCCCGATACTTCCCGATGTGCCGCAGATACTGAGGGAATATGTCGAGAAGGGTACTGCGGAATACGATCTCGTGCTTGTCGGCGCGGGCTCCGCGAAGGGCAGGCGCGACCATACCATTGAAGTCTTTGAGGAACTTGGCGAGGTCCTCTTCCGCGGCGTGCGCATGAAGCCGGGGCGTCCGGCGATGGCCGCTGTGATCGCCGGAAAGCCGGTGATATGTCTGCCGGGCTTCCCGATGTCGACGGCGGTCGTACTCTGGTCGCTCGTCTACCCGTTGCTCAGGCAGTTTGCCGGTGAGAGCGGCGACCTGCGGCAGCTTGTGCGCGAATCCCTCGGCGTGAAAGATATCATGGAGACGAGGCTGCTTGTGCGGCATTCCTCCTCCGCTGGCATAGAAGAGTGGCTGCGCATGAAGGTCGCGCGCGTTGGCGACAGGCTCTATTCCTGGGCGCTCACCTCGGGCGCGAGCGTCCTCTGGGCTCTCGCGGAGTCGGACGGCATCGCGATGCTTCCCGCCTCGGCGCTTGAGTGCGAGCGGGACACGCGGGTGGACGTCTGGATGACGCGCGGCGTAGACCTCGACAGGCGGGTGCTCTTCCAGGGCTCCGACGACCCCGCAATACAGCTGCTGGTGACGCCTATACGCAGGCGCGGCGCGGATTTCGCCTCGCGCGCCGTCGGCAGCATGGGCGGCCTTGCCGCGCTCTCGCGCGGAGAGTGCCACCTCGCCGCCGCGCATCTGCTTGACGAAGACACGGGCAGTTACAACGACGTCTTTATAGAACGCTTCTCCAAAGGCCAAAAATGGGCGCGTATCCTCGTCTTTTACCGGACGCAGGGCATCATCGTCCAGAGCGGCAACCCCAAGGGGATAAACAGCTTCCACGACCTCTGCGCCAAGGATATAGTCTTTTCAAACAGACAGCCGGGGGCCGGCACGCGGGTGCTATTCGACCATCTGCTCAAAGAGGAGGGGGTGGCGCCGGAGAAGATCAAGGGCTACGCGCAGATATGCACTACCCACATGGAGGCGGCGAACCGCGTCTACACGGGACTGGCGGACGCCACGCTCGGCATCAAGTCGGCGGCGGACGCCCTCGGCCTCGACTTCATCCCGATCACAGAAGAGCCCTATGAACTTGTCGTTCCGGAGGAATATCTGGAACATCCCGGTATCAGGGCCCTCCGCGCGAGCCTCGAAGACGCTGAGTGGCGTCGGAAGGTTGAAGAGATGGGTGGATACAGATGGCCGAACTGA
- a CDS encoding molybdopterin molybdotransferase MoeA, whose product MAGFVKEVTSRKRALEDITERLLFPWGYPVRELPLGEAVGRRSASEIINDRPYPPFSRSLRDGYAVRHLDAAGATPGTPLFLTKTGEVSMGVCPDFEISPSEAAAIPTGGILPKGADAVVMLEDTELAGGWVEVRRGVQAGENIILEGEEIHRGERLLVMGGMVDFKTIGMLATAGVSSLSVIDLRISILSTGDEIVPVETKELPPGCIRDVNGWNLKALLSRYGFEAKYRGIANDDGAEFERRFHEELADCDLLILSGGSSVGVRDHCSEMLASLPEPGLLVRGLNIVPGKPTLIAADAAAKKLVVSLPGHPLSCLAVAFTVLLPLLMRRIGAEERECGTRLRLRLARDLAARTGPEEFVPCVLGADGSVAPIAAKSGYISALAKASGFICIPEDRETIRAGEDAEVWLWQ is encoded by the coding sequence ATGGCTGGTTTCGTAAAAGAGGTGACGTCGAGGAAGAGGGCGCTGGAAGATATCACGGAGCGCCTTCTCTTTCCGTGGGGATATCCCGTCAGGGAGCTCCCGCTGGGAGAGGCCGTCGGCAGAAGAAGCGCCTCCGAGATAATAAATGACCGGCCCTATCCCCCCTTCAGCAGAAGTCTGCGCGACGGCTACGCCGTCCGCCATTTGGACGCCGCCGGCGCGACGCCGGGCACGCCGCTTTTCCTGACGAAGACGGGAGAGGTCTCTATGGGGGTGTGTCCCGATTTTGAGATATCCCCTTCGGAGGCCGCCGCGATACCGACGGGCGGCATTCTGCCTAAGGGCGCCGACGCCGTCGTGATGCTCGAGGATACGGAGCTTGCCGGCGGCTGGGTGGAGGTCCGCCGCGGCGTACAGGCCGGTGAGAATATCATCCTTGAGGGCGAGGAGATCCACCGGGGGGAGAGGCTGCTTGTGATGGGCGGCATGGTTGACTTCAAGACTATCGGTATGCTCGCGACCGCGGGGGTCTCGTCTCTCTCCGTGATCGACCTCAGGATATCGATCCTCTCCACGGGCGACGAGATAGTTCCCGTGGAGACGAAGGAGCTGCCACCCGGCTGTATCCGCGACGTCAACGGCTGGAACCTCAAGGCGCTGCTCTCGCGCTACGGCTTTGAGGCGAAATACCGCGGCATCGCGAACGACGACGGTGCGGAGTTTGAGCGGCGTTTCCACGAAGAGCTGGCGGACTGTGATCTGCTCATCCTCAGCGGCGGCTCGTCGGTGGGCGTGCGCGACCATTGTTCCGAGATGCTGGCCTCGCTGCCGGAGCCGGGGCTTCTTGTGCGGGGGCTCAACATCGTTCCCGGAAAGCCGACGCTCATCGCCGCCGACGCGGCGGCGAAAAAGCTGGTTGTCAGCCTTCCCGGCCACCCGCTCTCCTGCCTTGCCGTCGCCTTCACCGTACTGCTGCCGCTGCTCATGCGCCGTATCGGCGCGGAGGAGCGCGAATGCGGCACGCGGCTGAGGCTGCGCCTCGCGCGCGACCTGGCGGCGCGCACGGGACCGGAGGAATTCGTCCCCTGCGTCTTGGGCGCCGATGGCAGCGTCGCGCCGATAGCCGCTAAATCAGGATATATTTCAGCGTTGGCAAAGGCCTCCGGATTCATCTGCATACCGGAGGACCGTGAAACGATCAGAGCAGGCGAAGATGCGGAGGTCTGGCTATGGCAGTAA
- a CDS encoding MogA/MoaB family molybdenum cofactor biosynthesis protein, protein MRILRLWAPSLIGDHTLCYIHTNREGMTCINEVEIPVKFARAGENLDGEEYAGAMTVVLPPEAEICDGGFLAVGERGDTLLRWQCESASFKVCTAGFLGVSERAQIWSPIRTAVLTVSDKGSRGERVDTAGPELERLAFAQGCVTEDRKIVPDDPEEICGAVREWAERGISLILTTGGTGLSPRDNTPEALLSVADKVVPGFGDMMRIETLKYTPRSFLTRSVAVIKDRSLIIAFPGSKRGAGQCFEAVTGGLRHAVETLTGGATECGNHHHSH, encoded by the coding sequence ATGAGAATACTGAGATTATGGGCGCCGTCGCTGATCGGCGACCACACCCTCTGCTACATACACACCAACCGCGAGGGCATGACCTGCATAAACGAAGTGGAGATCCCCGTTAAGTTCGCGCGCGCGGGCGAGAATCTCGACGGCGAAGAATACGCCGGCGCGATGACCGTCGTCCTGCCGCCTGAGGCGGAGATATGCGACGGCGGCTTCCTCGCCGTGGGCGAGAGGGGAGACACCCTGCTGCGCTGGCAGTGCGAAAGCGCCTCTTTCAAGGTATGTACCGCGGGATTCCTCGGCGTCTCCGAGAGGGCACAGATATGGTCCCCGATAAGGACGGCGGTGCTCACCGTCAGCGACAAGGGCAGCCGCGGCGAGCGCGTCGATACCGCGGGGCCTGAGCTTGAGCGCCTCGCCTTCGCGCAGGGCTGCGTCACCGAAGATAGAAAGATCGTTCCCGACGACCCGGAGGAGATCTGCGGCGCCGTCCGTGAATGGGCGGAGAGGGGGATCAGCCTCATCCTCACCACCGGCGGTACCGGCCTCTCGCCGCGCGACAACACGCCGGAGGCGCTGCTCTCCGTCGCCGACAAGGTCGTTCCCGGCTTTGGCGATATGATGCGCATCGAGACCCTGAAATATACGCCGCGCTCATTCCTCACACGCTCCGTAGCGGTGATAAAAGATCGTTCACTCATTATCGCCTTCCCCGGCAGCAAACGCGGAGCAGGGCAGTGTTTTGAGGCGGTCACCGGCGGCCTGCGCCACGCGGTTGAGACTCTGACCGGCGGCGCCACGGAATGCGGGAACCATCACCACAGCCACTAA
- the ftsZ gene encoding cell division protein FtsZ: MSEIFQLDKSSFPAREVIKVVGVGGAGNNALNHIIRGGVSGVEFIAANTDIAHLELSEATCRIILGKELTKGLGAGSDPEIGCKSAMESREELRAVVEGADMVFVAAGMGGGTGTGAAPVIAGIAKEAGALVVAVVTLPFTFEGRRRIRQASYGIEQLRDKVDALIIIPNDRLLGITDKKTSVNDAFRMADGVLHQAVQGVTDLIKRPGLVNVDFADVKTIMSNAGTAIMGIGEGYGEKRAATAAFNAINSPLMDSKMSGAKGILFNITGGASVGIHEINEAISIITEAADEDAFIIWGHVFDPEMEDSIQITVIATGFDDDKKESREPKAAAVSAPEPAPVRAAVPSTRPASTGVTTQGLDISAVKNLNSYTAAKSAPVQQQPEAVSEKPAEQKTKRHEQIIKTAQSAVTADEDLFKQSGAPVDQYDIPAYLRKRRQS, encoded by the coding sequence ATGTCAGAAATTTTTCAGCTTGATAAATCGAGCTTTCCCGCCAGGGAAGTAATAAAGGTGGTAGGCGTGGGCGGCGCGGGTAACAACGCGCTTAACCACATCATCCGCGGCGGCGTGAGCGGCGTGGAATTTATCGCGGCCAACACCGATATCGCCCATCTTGAGCTCTCAGAGGCGACCTGTCGCATCATTCTCGGCAAGGAGCTTACAAAGGGGCTCGGAGCGGGCTCCGATCCTGAGATAGGCTGCAAGTCGGCGATGGAATCGCGCGAGGAGCTGCGTGCGGTGGTCGAGGGCGCGGACATGGTCTTTGTCGCCGCCGGAATGGGCGGCGGCACCGGCACGGGAGCCGCACCGGTGATCGCGGGGATCGCCAAAGAGGCTGGAGCGCTCGTCGTGGCGGTCGTCACCCTGCCCTTCACCTTTGAGGGACGCCGGAGGATAAGACAGGCCTCCTATGGAATAGAACAGCTGCGCGACAAGGTCGACGCGCTGATCATCATTCCGAACGACAGACTGCTCGGGATCACCGATAAAAAGACCTCCGTCAACGACGCCTTCAGAATGGCGGACGGTGTGCTGCACCAGGCGGTGCAGGGGGTGACGGACCTTATCAAGCGTCCCGGCCTCGTCAACGTCGACTTCGCCGACGTCAAAACGATTATGTCGAACGCCGGAACCGCGATTATGGGCATCGGCGAGGGCTATGGTGAGAAGCGCGCGGCTACCGCGGCCTTCAACGCCATCAACAGCCCGCTTATGGACAGCAAGATGAGCGGCGCGAAGGGCATCCTCTTCAACATTACGGGCGGCGCGAGCGTCGGCATTCATGAGATAAACGAGGCGATCAGCATCATCACCGAGGCTGCCGACGAGGATGCCTTCATCATCTGGGGCCACGTATTCGATCCGGAGATGGAGGATTCCATCCAGATCACGGTCATTGCCACGGGCTTCGACGACGATAAAAAAGAGTCCAGAGAGCCGAAGGCCGCTGCCGTTTCCGCCCCCGAACCGGCGCCGGTGCGCGCCGCGGTGCCGAGTACCAGGCCCGCCTCGACAGGAGTGACGACCCAGGGGCTTGATATCTCCGCCGTTAAAAACCTCAACAGCTACACGGCGGCCAAGAGCGCGCCGGTACAGCAGCAGCCGGAAGCCGTATCTGAAAAACCGGCTGAACAAAAGACTAAGCGTCATGAGCAGATAATAAAGACTGCCCAAAGTGCGGTTACTGCCGACGAAGACCTCTTTAAGCAGAGCGGGGCTCCCGTCGACCAGTACGACATACCGGCCTATCTCAGAAAGAGGCGGCAATCCTGA